From the Arthrobacter sp. PM3 genome, one window contains:
- a CDS encoding multidrug efflux SMR transporter — translation MSWLILVLSGALEAVWAAALHRTAQATGRRRIVPALVFLVSVLASTGGLAVALQSIPTGTGYAVWVGVGVVLTSAYAIITKVERATLSRLLLLGGIAAGVVGLKLVA, via the coding sequence ATGTCGTGGCTGATACTCGTTCTTTCCGGGGCGCTGGAGGCCGTCTGGGCCGCCGCCCTGCACCGCACCGCGCAGGCAACGGGCCGCCGCAGGATCGTCCCCGCCCTCGTCTTCCTCGTCTCGGTCCTGGCCAGCACCGGGGGCCTCGCCGTCGCCCTGCAGAGCATCCCGACCGGCACCGGCTACGCCGTGTGGGTGGGCGTCGGCGTTGTGCTGACGTCGGCGTACGCCATCATCACCAAAGTTGAACGAGCAACACTTTCCCGGCTCCTGCTGCTCGGCGGCATCGCCGCCGG